The Anopheles moucheti chromosome 3, idAnoMoucSN_F20_07, whole genome shotgun sequence genome contains the following window.
TTACATTATTTACCTTAAAACGAGCGCCAGAGTGCTCGATACACTCGAGAAGTTCTTGTACCGTCGGTGCAAGTTTCCTTGCAGGGCAATCTGTACCCAAACATCCGGGGCTGTTCTCAAGCACCCAGACGACAACAACTTCTGCATTAAACAGTTTCCTTCAGCGAGCATAAACCATCGCCACCACTTTAGTCTGTGGATCggatgggaaaagtttccgATGCCTTATTGCACGGCTTCGTACCGTGGTTGGTGGATGATCTCTTGAAACAGCACACAGAGATCCGCAAGCTGTTGCGAGCGCAAATGCAAATCCAATGTCCGACCCCGTTTTGGTTGCAAATGACTACCACTCGGTTCGTTTGCTACCTTCCTTAAGAACACCGTTGTCGTTGCGGTAAGTTTCGACAACGGAAACGAGTATCTCAGGCAAGAAAATGCATCGGATCAAGTTTATGAGCTCGTGGAAGGAATCCTGTTGATAACTTTGGATTCTTCCGATAGTCAATCGCGGTAATCGTCCGTGGTGCAGCATGGTGTAGCCTTACACGCTAGCAGCAAGTGCACGCGAGAAGCGCTGAAAATGAAACTATCGGGATACAACCTGCGCAGGAACCGCTGGTTAGCGGTTTTGATGGCGTAAATTTGAATATAATTATTCCCCCATCAGTGCACCCTCTTGAGATTCAAATCAGCGACCGTTGTTAGGTTTGAAGAGTTAACGACACCGGGATAGAGAACGCTGTACGTCAAGAGACCCATGTCCTACTTAAACACCCGGTAAACTAATTGGTCCAAGGGTAGCAGAGCCACTTGAACGCACCGGTTCGGTTGATGGTTCGGTTGCtggtttccatttttcatcgacATAACATCAAGCAAGTGTCACCGGGAAAAGCGAAGGCtggaaaaccccttttttgcgtTCGGATTGGACCACGTGTTGCCGAACGGTTTTGGGtttatgttttgaaaacaaCTGCACCACTTGTGGGAACGAAATGTAGGATGTGTAGCTTGTTTACTGTCTTTTTTGAGAGATTTATAGACACACATGTTATTAGACGAACCTTAACGGGCGTGCAACGTTTTGCGAAAGTTGTGaaacttttcttttgaaaatCATTCAACTCAAATATTATAATTCTTTTAATGAGTTACATAAAATGTCAACccattattattaaatatatcaataaaataaaaatgattcacAGTGATGAAGTGGAAGTGATGGAGTAATggagaaataagaaaaatattaaatgacCACGGCAAGACTATGAAGAATATGTTCCATAGTACCCCAAGAAGCTGCTAAGACGACGATAAGGCTTCAAATCTTTCAACTCCATGATTTATCAACCTAGGACCTTTACGAGCCTTAGAAAGCATAACAAAAGCAAGCGAGAAATATCAATGAATTTCTTCAATCCTTTGAAAGGCTTCATTTTCCAATTCCATCTTTCTTTACTTTGAGTTCCAACTAAATGAAGTTATTGATGGAGTTTGTAATGAAtcaattaaaaagaaaagtgtTATTAAGTCGTTCTTTCGTTCATTTTGGCAAACTAAAAAagtggaaacattttaaacaatttctgGCTTTATAATATCTCTACTTTATATTTCAGTTGATAACTTACTTACGAGTTAATAAAAATACATCTGATAGACACGTGTAAAGAGTTGGGGGGAGATAAAATATATCGATAGCGTAAGAGAGTAAAAGGGATTCATACACATGTAGCTGCTGTTTATAGACATATAGTTCCAATACAGTGTATACAAGTTTATATTGCTTCGTTCGCTAAACTTTAAGCACTAGCTAAATGTACGGTAGCGTAgagaaagaaggagaaaatAGTAATAATTCCAGCATACGGACAAAGGCAACAAGCGCTCTCATAAACACTCATCTACCCTCTACCGTCTGTTTCAGATGATAAAAGTACTTTTCATTTGGTATTTCTATAGTTTCTCGGCAACGATCGAACGGACTACGGAGTGTAGTAGTCGCCCGTCGCCGTACGCGTTTTTTAAGGCTTTGGCTAATGGTGCATATGATTTGTAAACTGCGCGTATGCTCAAGGGTTCGTGTCTTAAAACAATTTCCTTACGTTAGCTAGCTGATTAAAAACTCTTTGGCATGCAGCACAACAACATCGATGTTCACTTCCACCCAATTCCACACCAGGATTGGGGCATTCGTTACATTCGTTTCTCCATGAACcagggtgtgtatgtgtgtgccttCTGGCTCCTATTTGGCTTCCTACAGGCTCGCTTCCCAACCCAATCTACCTGGTAATCTGTACAGTGTTTGGATTCTGTTTCGGTGCCCACACAAACTACGAAATAGGATTCATTCCGATTGTCTCTACACGATGCCGGATAAGGCACTTTTAACGCTTCCGCTCGCTCGACGGCAGCCTCCAAATTCTTTCCGCCTTCCCCGTGTGGATGATTCTGCTTTGTTTTACGATTACAGCTAAGACTAGGATGATAGCAGCATTACAAACACTCGCCAACATGTTCCTGTGCCCGAAAGACGATTCGTATTGTGCGGGCCTCGGCACCGGCGTCTAAATGTAGACAAAGTTACCGACACCCTTTGCCGGGTCCGTGTTAACCATCTCCTTCAACAGGGCGCTACTCCGCGCCGTGCCGCTCTCGGTGGGGCCCGTTTTCACGCCGCTACGAATGTCTGCCAGCTTTTTGTCAATCCCAAGTGCCGAAAACGACTGACTGACGGTACGAATTTCACGTATGTTGTACACGGGATTGTACGACGGGGCGGCCAGCGTGGAGGCAGGCAACAACGCCGGTCGGCTAAGTGCCGCCAGCATGGTGGACGATTTGGCCGGCCGGGGTGgtggctgctggtgctgggCACTATTTTTACTCTTCACTTCTGGCGGTGCTTGGTGGCAGGGGCTCGCGTTCGTTACACTGCTCGCGCTATCGATGGTCGGCTTTTCCGGCTCCTCGAAGGACGAGTCGGACGAAAGGGAGGAAAAGGACGAACAGGACGATGAGGACGATTCGGTCGAGTCAGCCGAATCGGTCGAGGTGGCCGAATCGTCGAGCGACGCAGGACAGAAGGTACTACTCTCCTTAAGCCGCAGACTCTTCGCCTCAGCCGGCAGATCGTTCAGCGAGCTCAACCCATCCACAATGTCCGAGATGAAGGTGTTGGTGGGCGTACCGGTGGGCCCGAGCGAAAAACTGCCCGAATGAAGCGAcaaccgatgatgatggtggtggtggtgctgtggCTGCTGATGATGCAGATGATGGTGGTGTATGCCCGCTGCCGGTAGCTGTACGTTCGCGGAGTCCAGGGACGTGTTGAGGATAAAGTGTTTCGATTCGGCAATGGTGGCGAGCAGCTGACGGCGACGCGGGTAGTTTGGATTACGGCGTACGAGAAAATGCATAATCTCGCCCTTTTGCTGGCGCTGCAGCTGTGTCTTCAGGGGCAGATCGTCCGGGTGCAGTTTGCGCTGATACTCCTGGCCGGGGCACACCTCGTACAGGGAAAATTGTTCCACCGGTTCGATCGAGTTGTAGCAGGAGAGTAGCAGCGACAGCAGCTCGTCTGAGGTTGTCTCCTCCGAGATGAGTAGCGACTTGTACTGGGAGTTGGGCTGTAGCGCTGAGGTGTGTACCCGTATTAGACCACCCGGTTTTTGCTGGAGACAAAACCTGCCGAAAGGAGATGAGGATGGAAACGGTTAATCACGTGAGTTCCGATGGAACATTGGCACATtcgtgtgtggtttttccATTCGTACCTGGAGTCACCCTTGGGATGGCAGGCCTGTAATAGCGCTGGTCGTGCTTCGTCGTCTAACTCGAGCACGGATTTCACACCCGGCCGACGTACAGTGACTTCCATCGTGAGGTAAAACAACCGCGGATCTCGATGGCGCATTTTGCATCTGAAATAATGAAACCAGAATCCAATATTAGCTAACTGAAGATAGAAAGAACCCAAAGCTAGGACTTGTATGAAGAGGTATTTTTAAAAGGGAAATTGAGCCTACCTTCGAAGAACCTGCTGTACGACACTCTTGCTGGTGGCATCATACGAGATGCCGAGCGTTTTGTACTCGATGTCCTGCCGCAGGCAAGCCGTGTAGATTTTGATGGTCGTCTGTGGATGAAAACAGCGAGAGGAAAACAATTGATTAAATCGTGTCGCTCGATAACGCAACTTAAGCGTGTCTAACACGGAAATAGATGTTAAAAATTGTATCACCATCCCGACTTGTAAGCCCCCGAAGTAATGTTTTTGCCGAGTTTTCGCTTTATCTTACCCATCGCCCCTGCTTTAATGACCTTTCCGCGTACGAACGAGGAACAGGCTTGTGAACTTTATGGCCAACTGGTTCAATATTGATCCCCGAATGTGACCACCAAAAAGGGCATTAATCTCGATTCGCAGGTAACAACTGCCAGCAAACCTTTTACACACCAAACAGAGGTCCTAATCCCTTTCTGGCCGCACGAATCTCGTTTTGCGAAAAGGGCAAAGGGCAACATCAAAGGTACCGGGGGGTATGCTTAACGCGTTTGGGGCGCCTTCATTAGGGGGTTTTTTCCCTGTTGGGATTGTGGCATTACGATCGGGAGAGTTTCAACCGATCGGGAAGGTTCGAGAAGGATTTAATTTGCCACCGCCGACAACCTTTACGGATTTCTACCGAAGCTGTTCCCCGCTTGAGGGAGCGAAAGTCGTAATAAATCGTTAAAAAGGTGGATATAGCAAGGGTGATGACTGGgatgataaaatttaaggcgCATTTAATGCTATAAAAGAGCCAAACGTATTGTT
Protein-coding sequences here:
- the LOC128300978 gene encoding uncharacterized protein LOC128300978, whose protein sequence is MLKHVQISPMRSRADSLSMRSSTSCASSLCGSPEPPGDQLRSHSRASSYSSLNETIPQTTIKIYTACLRQDIEYKTLGISYDATSKSVVQQVLRRCKMRHRDPRLFYLTMEVTVRRPGVKSVLELDDEARPALLQACHPKGDSRFCLQQKPGGLIRVHTSALQPNSQYKSLLISEETTSDELLSLLLSCYNSIEPVEQFSLYEVCPGQEYQRKLHPDDLPLKTQLQRQQKGEIMHFLVRRNPNYPRRRQLLATIAESKHFILNTSLDSANVQLPAAGIHHHHLHHQQPQHHHHHHHRLSLHSGSFSLGPTGTPTNTFISDIVDGLSSLNDLPAEAKSLRLKESSTFCPASLDDSATSTDSADSTESSSSSCSSFSSLSSDSSFEEPEKPTIDSASSVTNASPCHQAPPEVKSKNSAQHQQPPPRPAKSSTMLAALSRPALLPASTLAAPSYNPVYNIREIRTVSQSFSALGIDKKLADIRSGVKTGPTESGTARSSALLKEMVNTDPAKGVGNFVYI